ATACGGTCGAAGACCACCTCTTGACCCGCGCCGAAGCAGTGCTGCAGATCGAGGTCCAGGGACAGAACGATGCCCCGGTCCTCGGGCTTGCCCAGAGCGCAGGCACCATCCGCGAAGACGGCAGCGCGCCGGCGTACGTGCCCGTCGGTGACTCGCTGCTCGTCAACGGCGGCTTCGAGACCGGGGATTTCTCGGGCTGGAGCTTGACGCTCGCCTATCCCTACTATCCGCACTCCACCGTGGTTGCTCGGATTGCGCCTCAGAGCGGAACCTTTTCCGTCGCCTCCGGACAGGTGGGCACGACCGACGTGCTCTCCCAGAGCGTGTCATCGCTGCCCGATCAGACCTACTTCCTGGAGTTCTGGCTGGCGAGCCTTACGCCGGTCGCTCTGCCCGGCGCCTCGTTCAGCGTGCATTGGAACGGGACCGTAGTGACCTCGTTGGTGGATGTGGTGCTGTCGCAGTACACCCGTTTCCAGTACACCGTGAGCGGCGCGGCGGGCGGATCTTCGCTCAGCTTCGTGATGCGAAACGACAACGACTATTGGCTCCTCGACAACATCTCGGTGCGCGCCGCATCCCTGGTCGACGTGGTGCAGGAAATCCAGCGGACGCAAGGCACCGTTCAGTTCTTCGACGTGGACCTGAGCGATGCGCACGTGGTCCGCGCGGCGCCGGCCGCCTCGGGCTACCTCGGAACATTCGCAGCGCAACTGCTCCAGGACAGCACCGGCACCGGCGCCGGTGAGGTGGGATGGCGCTTCGAGGTGAACAACGCGGACCTTGCCTTCCTCGCGGCCGGCCAGATCCGCACGCAGAGTTACGACATAACGATCGACGACGGGCACGGCGGGGTGGCCACGCAGACCGTGACGGTGACGATCACGGGCGCGGGTGCCGGCTCGAACAGCGCGCCGCTGGCGGCGAACGACGCGATCGCCACGCAAGAGGACGCGGGCGCAGTGAGCGTGCCACCGGCGAGGTTGCTGGAAAACGACGTCGATGCCGATCCCGCGGATACGCTTTCGGTCAGCGCGGTGACCGATTCCGCTGCGGGCGCCCGGGTCATGCTGCAGGGCGCGACCGTGACCTACGATCCCGGAGCGCTGTTCCAGAGCCTGCGCAGCGGCCAGACGGCGACCGACACCTTTATGTACACGGTCTCCGACGTTGCCGGCGCCACCTCGAGTGCGACGGTGACCGTGACGGTGACGGGAGAAAACGATGCTCCGGTCGTCGTGAGGCCGCTCGCCGACCAGGCCGTGATGGAGGACGCTGCGTTCGGTTTCGTGGTGCCGGCCGACGCGCTTGCGGATATCGACGCGGGAGACGCGCTCACCTACAGCGCGAGCCTCACGGACGGCTCGGCGCTGCCCGCGTGGCTTGCGTTCGATCCCGCGACCGGGACCTTCAGCGGCACGCCGAGCAACGCCGATGTCGGCACCCTCGGTCTCAAGCTGACCGCCACCGACACTGCGGGGGCCTCGGTGTCGGATGTGTTCGACGTCACGGTGGCCAACACCAATGACGCACCCGTCGTGGCGACACCGCTGGCCGATCAGAGCGTGACCGCCGGCTCCGCGTTCAGCTTCTCTTTCGGCGCCGGCGCCTTCGCGGACGAGGACGCCGGAGATTCGCTGAGCTACTCGGCTAGCCTTGCCGAGGGCTCGCCGTTGCCGGTGTGGCTTTCTTTCGACCCGGTGGTGCGCACGTTCTCCGGGACTGCCGGGGAAGACGACGTGGGATCGCTTCAGGTGTGGGTGACGGCCACCGATTCATCCGGCGCGGCGGTATGGGACGAGTTCAGCCTCCTTGTTCGTTCGCAGCACCTCACGCTGACCGGCACCTCCGGACCGGACACGCTGATGGGGGGAGCCGGCAACGACCTCATCGACGGCGCCGCAGGTGCCGACACGTTGATCGGAGGCCCGGGCAACGACACCTATTACGTCGACGACGCGGCAGACGTCGTGGTGGAGAACCCGGCGGAAGGCACCGACCTCGTCTACTCGACCGTCAGCTACACGCTCACAAGCGAGGTCGAGAATCTCACCCTCGCCGGAGAGGCTGCCATCAGCGGCATCGGCAACAGCCTGGACAACGTCCTTCTGGGCAATGCCGCCAGCAATACCTTGAGCGGCGGCGCCGGCAACGACATTCTGGATGGAGCCGCGGGCGGCGACAGCATGGCCGGCGGCGCGGGCAACGACGTTTACGTGGTCGACAACAGCGCCGACGTCGTCATCGAAACCTCGGGCCAGGGCACCGACACCGCCCGCAGCTTTATCAGCTACGCGTTGGGCGCCAACGTCGAGAACCTGACGCTGCTCGGCGATGCAGCCATCGACGGCAGGGGCAACGCAGCCGCCAACGTCCTGACCGGCAACTCGGCCGACAACGTGCTGAGCGGGGGCGCGGGCAACGATGTCCTCGATGGCGCGGCCGGCAACGACACGCTGGCCGGTGGTTCGGGGGCGGACACGATGGCCGGCGGGACGGGTGACGACCTGTATATCGTGGACAGCAGCTCCGACACGATCACGGAACTCGCGAACGAGGGCAGCGACACCGTGCGCAGTTCAGTCAGCCTCACGCTTGCCGCGAACGTCGAGAATCTGACTCTGACGGGAACCTCCGGCTTGAGCGCAACGGGTAACGCGCTGAACAATGTGCTCATCGGCAACAGCGGCAACAACGCATTGAACGGCGCTGCCGGCGACGATGTGCTCGATGGCGCGGGAGGGATCGACATCTTGAGCGGAGGCCGTGGCGACGACACCTTCGTCGTGAACGGCGCCACGACCCTCGTGGTCGAGAACGCCGGGGAAGGCAACGACACTGTTCGCAGCTCGGTTGCTTATGCGCTGGGGGCGAATCTCGAGAACCTGATCCTGCTCGGCAGCGCCGCGCTCAGCGGGGCGGGCAACGCGGCGTCCAATTATCTAGCGGGCAACTCGGCTCCCAACGCATTGTCGGGCGGCGCGGGCAACGACATTCTGCAAGGGCGTGGCGGCAACGACGTGCTCGCCGACGGCAGTGGCAACGCGCTGCTCGACGGCGGGGCGGGCGCCGATGCGATCGCGGGCGGCGGCGCCAACGAGCTTTTCGTCGGCGGGCTGGGCAACGACACGCTGGGCACCGGCGCGGGGGCGGACGTGATCGCCTTCAACCTGGGAGACGGTCAGGACACGGTGGGCCCCAGCTTGGGCGCTGACAACACGCTGTCTTTGGGCGGCGGGATCCGCTACGCCGATCTGAGCTTTAGCCGCAACGGCGACAGCTTGGTGCTCAATATCGGGGCAGCCGACCGGATCACGTTCGCCAGCTGGTATGCGTCGAGCGGCAATCGCAGCGTGGCGAACCTGCAGATCATCGCCGAAGCCATGGCGGAGTTCGACGCGACCTCGAGCGATCCGCTGCTCAGCTCGAAAGTCCAGAGCTTCGACTTCGCGCAGCTCGTCGCCGCCTTCGATGCCGGCGGTCAGGTGGGCAACTGGGCGCTGACCAATGCGCTGCTCGACGCGCATCTGGTGTCCAGCGACACGGCGGCCATCGGCGGCGATCTCGCCTACCGGTACGGTCTGCACGGCACACTCTCGGGCATCGGGCTACTTCCCGCCCAGGACGTGCTCAACGCCGTCCAGTTCGGCGCGGCCGCCCAGATGCTGCGGCCCCTGCAGGAGCTGCAGCAGGGCCAGATCCGGTTGAGCTGAAGGCGGACCCCGTGGCCGATAACGCGGCGGCGAAGCGGCGCGAACTGCTCGAGTTCTCGCCGCACCTGCTGGATCTGCAGACCGGCGCGCCCTCGCCGCTGCCGCGTGCGGTGGTCTGGACGCTGGTTGCGCTGCTGGGCGCCACGCTCACGTGGGCGGCGCTCGGCAGGCTGGACGTGATAGCGGTTGCGCAGGGACGCCTGGTGCCGCGCAGCTATCTTCAGGTGGCTCAGCCCGCCGATGGCGGGATCATCCGCGAGCTGCTGGTGCGCGAAGGCGAGCAGGTGAAGGCCGGGCAGGTACTGGCGCGCCTGGATGCTTCGTTTTCGGAGGCGGACAAACGCCAGATCCGCAACGAGCTGCAGTTGCGAAGGCTGCAGCTTGCTCGCATCGAGGCCGAACTGTCCGGTCGCGAACTGCGGCGCAGCGCCGGCGACCCGCCCGAGCTCTTCGCCCAGACGCTGTCGCAACTGCACGCCAACCGCCGCGCCTATGTCGACGCCCTGGAAACCCAGCGCAGCGCGCGCACGCGGGCCGAGCAGGAACTGAGAAGCGCCATGGAGCGCGAAGCCAAACTGCGGCAAACCGCGCCCATCTACGAGGCGCAGGAAAGAGGCTGGAAGCAGCTCGCCGAGGAAGGCTTCGCCGGCAAGCTCCTGGCGCTGGACCGGGAGCGCGCGCGAATCGAAAACGAACAGGAACTCAAAGCACACACTTACGCGATCGCCGCCTTGCGTGCCGCCATGCGGGAATCCGACCAGCGCATCGCCCAGATCGCTTCCGCCTATCACCAGAAGCTGGAAGCCGAGCGCGTAGAAGCCGTGGCCGAAGTCAAACGACTGGAAGAGATGTGGCAGAAGCAGGCGCTCAGGCACGATCTGCTGGAGCTGCGTGCCCCGGCCGATGGGGTCATCAAGGAACTGGCCACCCACACCGTGGGCGCGGTCGTTCAGCCCGGCACGGTGCTCTTCACGCTCGTGCCGCTGGACGAGCCGCTGCGCGCGGAAGTGTGGGTCGCCAACGACGACGTCGGTTTCGTGCGCGAAGGCCAGCCGGTCGCGCTCAAGCTCGCGGCCTATCCGTTCCAGAAATACGGAATGCTGGAAGGCAGCATCGTGCACGTGAGCGCGGACGCCTCGCACCCGCAACTGCCCGCTGGCGCCCCGAACCCGCAGCAGGAGCAATTCCGCTACCGGGCCCTGGTCGATCTGAAATCGCAGCGGCTCGAGCGCGACGGCTTCGTCCACCGCCTTTCTCCCGGCATGCAGGTCAACGCCGAGATCAGGCTGGGCCGGCGCACCGTGCTCGAGTACGTGCTCTCGCCGGTGCAGAAGGCTTTCCACGAAGCTGCGCGCGAGCGCTGAAATTCGCCCGCGCGCCCGCAACGATACGAACCGCGCGCAGTGTTGCAAGGCACGCCTGCGGCGGCTGCGCGCAAGACATGCTCCCGCAATCGGTCGGAGGGAGCCTGGCACCTTCGCAAGGCACACCGGTTTCGAACGAAGCTGCCCCTCATGAGGTTTTACTCCATCGGCCTCTTTAGCGTTGTCCTGCTGGCGGTGATCTATTTCGTGGGCACCTGGGTGCTGGTTGCCTTTGGCGCCTGGCTCAGGCGGCGCTGGAAGCGTGCGTGGTGGGCGATGGTGCCGCTTTTTTTGCTGCTCTACATCGCTCCGATCGCCGAGGAGCTGTGGATTGCCTGGAACTTCGGGCGGTTGTGCAGGCAGGACGCCGGGCTCTTCATCTACAAGACGGTGGAGGTCGAGGGGTTCTACAACGCAACCGGTGCCACGCTCGATCTGGTTCGACCGGGCGGATACCGCTTCATCGAGTCTTATTCCCGAGAGGGCAAGGGGGCGATACGTCTGACCTTTGGAGATGCCGAACTCGTGCGCCAGGCGCTGGCGCGCTACGGGCACGAGAATCCCGGCCAGGACGCCACGGCGCAGGACGTCATCCGGGTGAGGCTCGATGAGCGCACCGAGGCGCTGGT
This Burkholderiales bacterium DNA region includes the following protein-coding sequences:
- a CDS encoding HlyD family type I secretion periplasmic adaptor subunit — encoded protein: MADNAAAKRRELLEFSPHLLDLQTGAPSPLPRAVVWTLVALLGATLTWAALGRLDVIAVAQGRLVPRSYLQVAQPADGGIIRELLVREGEQVKAGQVLARLDASFSEADKRQIRNELQLRRLQLARIEAELSGRELRRSAGDPPELFAQTLSQLHANRRAYVDALETQRSARTRAEQELRSAMEREAKLRQTAPIYEAQERGWKQLAEEGFAGKLLALDRERARIENEQELKAHTYAIAALRAAMRESDQRIAQIASAYHQKLEAERVEAVAEVKRLEEMWQKQALRHDLLELRAPADGVIKELATHTVGAVVQPGTVLFTLVPLDEPLRAEVWVANDDVGFVREGQPVALKLAAYPFQKYGMLEGSIVHVSADASHPQLPAGAPNPQQEQFRYRALVDLKSQRLERDGFVHRLSPGMQVNAEIRLGRRTVLEYVLSPVQKAFHEAARER